The following coding sequences lie in one Dryobates pubescens isolate bDryPub1 chromosome 10, bDryPub1.pri, whole genome shotgun sequence genomic window:
- the FZD4 gene encoding frizzled-4, whose protein sequence is MAAGGGWGAAGRARLLAVLLAGLLGGARAFGDEEERRCDAIRIAMCQNLGYNVTKMPNLVGHELQADAELQLTTFTPLIQYGCSSQLQFFLCSVYVPMCTEKINIPIGPCGGMCLSVKRRCEPVLKEFGFAWPDSLNCSKFPPQNDHNHMCMEGPGDEEVPLHSKTSLQPGEECHSMGSNSEQYIWVKRSLNCVLKCGYDAGLYSRSAKEFTDIWMAVWASLCFISTAFTVLTFLIDSSRFSYPERPIIFLSMCYNIYSIAYIVRLTVGRERISCDFEEAAEPVLIQEGLKNTGCAIIFLLMYFFGMASSIWWVILTLTWFLAAGLKWGHEAIEMHSSYFHIAAWAIPAVKTIVILIMRLVDSDELTGLCYVGNQNLDALTGFVVAPLFTYLVIGTLFIAAGLVALFKIRSNLQKDGTKTDKLERLMVKIGVFSVLYTVPATCVIACYFYEISNWAIFRYSADDSNMAVEMLKIFMSLLVGITSGMWIWSAKTLHTWQKCSNRLVNSGKVKREKRADGWVKPGKGNETVV, encoded by the exons atggcggcgggcggcggctgGGGGGCGGCCGGCCGGGCCCGGCTGTTGGccgtgctgctggcagggctgctcgGCGGGGCGCGGGCTTTCGGTGACGAGGAGGAGCGGCGTTGCGACGCCATCCGCATCGCCATGTGCCAGAACCTGGGCTACAATGTCACCAAGATGCCCAACCTGGTGGGACATGAGCTGCAGGCGGACGCGGAGCTGCAGCTCACCACCTTCACCCCCCTCATCCAGTACggctgctccagccagctccag TTCTTCCTTTGTTCAGTCTACGTCCCGATGTGCACAGAGAAGATTAACATCCCCATCGGTCCATGCGGTGGCATGTGCCTCTCTGTCAAAAGAAGATGCGAACCTGTCCTAAAAGAATTTGGATTTGCCTGGCCAGACAGCCTGAACTGCAGCAAATTCCCACCCCAGAATGATCACAACCACATGTGCATGGAGGGCCCAGGAGATGAAGAGGTTCCCCTTCATAGCAAGACCTccttgcagcctggagaagagtgcCACAGCATGGGATCTAACTCAGAGCAGTACATCTGGGTGAAGAGAAGCTTGAACTGTGTCCTCAAGTGTGGCTATGACGCTGGTCTCTACAGCAGGTCAGCTAAGGAATTCACAGATATCTGGATGGCTGTGTGGGCCAGTCTTTGCTTCATCTCAACTGCCTTCACAGTCCTGACCTTCCTGATTGATTCATCCAGATTTTCCTACCCGGAGCGCCCAATCATATTTTTGAGCATGTGCTACAATATTTATAGCATTGCTTATATTGTGAGGCTAACTGTGGGCCGGGAAAGGATATCCTGTGATTTTGAAGAGGCAGCAGAACCTGTTCTTATCCAAGAAGGTCTTAAGAACACAGGATGTGCTATAATTTTCTTGCTGATGTATTTTTTCGGGATGGCTAGCTCCATCTGGTGGGTTATTCTCACACTGACGTGGTTTCTGGCTGCGGGACTCAAGTGGGGCCATGAAGCAATAGAAATGCACAGCTCTTATTTCCACATTGCAGCCTGGGCTATCCCTGCAGTGAAGACCATTGTCATTTTGATTATGAGACTGGTAGACTCAGATGAACTCACTGGCCTGTGCTACGTTGGGAACCAGAACCTAGATGCACTGACGGGCTTTGTCGTCGCTCCGCTTTTTACCTACCTGGTCATTGGGACTTTATTCATTGCAGCAGGACTTGTGGCCTTATTTAAAATCAGGTCTAATCTCCAGAAAGATGGAACTAAAACAGACAAGCTGGAAAGGCTGATGGTCAAAATTGGTGTCTTTTCAGTGCTGTACACTGTCCCAGCAACATGTGTCATTGCCTGTTATTTCTATGAGATCTCCAACTGGGCCATTTTCCGCTATTCTGCAGATGATTCCAATATGGCAGTGGAGATGCTCAAAATCTTCATGTCCCTCCTGGTGGGTATTACATCAGGTATGTGGATCTGGTCAGCCAAAACTCTGCACACGTGGCAGAAGTGCTCGAACAGACTAGTGAACTCAGGGAAAGTGAAacgggagaagagagcagatgGCTGGGTGAAACCTGGGAAAGGGAATGAGACCGTGGTATGA